In one Trichlorobacter lovleyi SZ genomic region, the following are encoded:
- a CDS encoding EAL domain-containing protein, with amino-acid sequence MYIGKINKFRLQWGILLFGLLLLAGAVIHNLYRNYEDILEAEQQRLLTQSRVIAVNVANRLESTDRILRLIRRELGAYSEKEWSSQIPHQRFELMVDALSGVHSMLVLDARGKVVISNHREALGSNLGGRPYFQAALRDPNPEKLYVTPPFKTLPGTWGIALVRVILNSQGQFSGVVVATLNPEYFKVLLGSVQYAPDMRSCLAHGDGLQFIMEPDRLGQQGMNLAKPGSFFTRHMQSGKKENVLSGTVYSTGEQRLMALSTVQLAVLGMDRPLVIAVSRDLKQLHAGWHKHAVNQAITFSIIVALSISALIGFQGYQREQLAKARAVEQALLDARQQLNDIIDFFPDAVFVIDRNKRVTIWNRAIEKMSGVPKEEMLGKGDHEYSIPFYGQRRTQLLDLLDLDDAELAAKYSNIRRVGEVLDAETFCPALHDGKGAYVWATGVPLYNAAGERIGAIEAIRDISDRKQSELFLKKLTHGIENSASAVVITDTQGVIEYVNKKFIQLTGFSLEEAVGKNPRILKSEATPPEVFVDLWKTILSGREWRGELLNRRKNGEVYWSITSISPLRNDSGEITHFIANVEDINERKNAEATIEHLAYFDPLTDLPNRRMLQDRLELALRRSRRHGSNVALMYLDLDSFKHVNDSMGHPAGDLLLKEMAGRFSGVVRDDDVVCRLGGDEFALILHDIHQDQDVVPIAQKLIEAVAQPVPLDGREVVVTASIGIALFPRDGGDVKNLEKHADIALYHAKEEGKNTFRFYLEELNSTISTRIALEQGLRYAKERQELELHYQPKVCVASGKVSGVEALLRWHSPDFGLVSPIRFIPLAEQTRLIIPIGEWVLRTACLQQVQWREQGLLLNMAVNLSAIQLKSPGLVERVAAIIDETGIQPEHLELELTESALVNNPDEVVQLLERLRTLGCSISIDDFGTGYSSLSYLKSFPVTILKIDRSFVRDLAHNSGDRAIARSVVDLANNLDMKTVAEGVESEEQLTILQQIGCTYIQGFIYSRPVQADQVSAVVRRLGGAA; translated from the coding sequence ATGTACATCGGCAAAATCAATAAATTTCGCCTGCAATGGGGGATACTGCTGTTTGGCTTGTTGTTGCTGGCCGGTGCTGTTATCCACAATCTCTACCGGAACTATGAGGATATCCTGGAGGCTGAGCAGCAGCGTCTGTTGACCCAGTCCCGCGTGATTGCCGTCAATGTAGCCAACCGCCTGGAGAGTACCGACAGGATTCTGCGTCTGATCCGGCGAGAGCTGGGCGCCTACTCTGAGAAGGAGTGGTCCAGCCAGATACCGCACCAGCGCTTTGAACTGATGGTGGATGCGCTTTCCGGGGTGCACAGCATGCTGGTGCTGGATGCCCGGGGAAAGGTTGTGATCAGCAATCACCGGGAGGCACTGGGAAGCAATCTGGGGGGGCGCCCCTATTTTCAGGCTGCCCTGCGTGACCCAAATCCGGAAAAACTTTATGTAACGCCGCCGTTCAAGACCCTGCCGGGAACCTGGGGCATTGCACTTGTGCGGGTTATCCTGAACAGCCAGGGGCAGTTTAGTGGTGTGGTGGTGGCAACCCTTAACCCTGAATACTTCAAAGTGCTGCTGGGCTCGGTGCAGTATGCGCCGGATATGCGGTCGTGCCTTGCCCATGGGGATGGACTGCAATTCATCATGGAGCCGGACCGTCTCGGGCAACAGGGTATGAATCTGGCCAAACCCGGTTCATTTTTTACCCGTCACATGCAGAGCGGCAAAAAGGAAAATGTGCTGAGCGGCACGGTCTACTCCACCGGCGAACAGCGCTTGATGGCATTAAGCACGGTGCAGCTTGCAGTACTCGGCATGGACAGACCGCTGGTCATAGCGGTGAGTCGTGACCTGAAGCAACTCCATGCCGGTTGGCACAAACATGCGGTTAACCAGGCCATCACCTTCAGTATCATCGTTGCTCTAAGTATCTCTGCCCTGATCGGTTTTCAGGGATATCAGCGTGAACAGTTGGCAAAGGCCCGTGCCGTTGAACAGGCATTGCTTGATGCTCGTCAGCAACTTAATGATATTATAGACTTTTTCCCTGATGCGGTCTTTGTGATTGATCGGAACAAGCGGGTGACGATCTGGAACCGGGCCATTGAGAAGATGTCCGGGGTACCAAAGGAGGAGATGCTTGGCAAGGGGGATCACGAATACAGCATCCCGTTTTACGGACAGCGCCGAACCCAGCTGCTTGACCTGCTGGATCTGGATGATGCCGAGCTGGCGGCGAAATACAGTAATATCCGGCGTGTCGGAGAAGTACTGGATGCCGAGACCTTTTGCCCGGCCCTGCATGACGGCAAAGGGGCCTATGTCTGGGCCACCGGTGTACCGCTCTATAATGCCGCCGGGGAACGGATCGGAGCCATTGAGGCGATCCGGGACATCTCGGACCGCAAACAGTCCGAACTCTTCCTCAAGAAATTGACCCACGGAATTGAGAATAGCGCCAGCGCTGTTGTGATAACGGATACGCAGGGCGTCATTGAGTATGTGAACAAGAAATTTATCCAGCTGACCGGGTTCAGCCTGGAAGAGGCGGTCGGGAAGAATCCCCGCATCCTGAAGTCGGAAGCGACGCCACCAGAGGTGTTTGTAGACCTCTGGAAGACCATTTTGAGCGGTCGGGAGTGGCGGGGCGAGCTGCTGAACCGCCGAAAAAACGGCGAGGTTTACTGGTCAATTACCTCGATCAGCCCATTGCGTAATGATAGCGGCGAGATTACCCATTTTATTGCCAACGTTGAAGACATTAACGAGCGGAAAAACGCCGAGGCCACCATCGAACACCTGGCCTATTTCGATCCCCTGACCGACCTGCCTAACCGCCGCATGCTGCAGGATCGTCTGGAGCTTGCCCTGCGCCGCAGCCGGCGTCATGGCAGTAATGTTGCGCTTATGTATCTGGATCTGGATAGTTTCAAACATGTCAACGACAGTATGGGGCATCCGGCGGGTGACCTGCTGCTGAAGGAAATGGCGGGGCGTTTCAGCGGGGTGGTGCGCGACGATGACGTGGTCTGCCGGCTGGGGGGAGACGAGTTCGCCCTGATCCTGCATGATATCCATCAGGATCAGGATGTGGTGCCGATTGCCCAGAAGCTGATCGAGGCCGTAGCGCAGCCGGTGCCGCTGGATGGCCGCGAAGTGGTGGTGACGGCCAGTATCGGCATTGCCCTGTTTCCCCGCGACGGCGGGGATGTCAAGAATCTGGAAAAACATGCCGACATCGCTCTGTACCATGCCAAGGAAGAGGGTAAAAATACCTTCCGTTTCTACCTGGAGGAACTGAACAGTACCATCAGTACCCGGATTGCACTGGAACAGGGCTTGCGCTATGCCAAGGAACGGCAGGAGCTGGAACTGCACTACCAGCCCAAGGTCTGTGTGGCGAGTGGCAAGGTGAGCGGGGTGGAGGCGCTGTTGCGGTGGCATAGCCCGGATTTCGGCCTGGTGTCGCCTATCCGCTTTATACCGTTGGCTGAACAGACCCGGCTGATTATTCCGATCGGCGAATGGGTGCTGCGCACCGCCTGTCTGCAGCAGGTGCAGTGGCGTGAACAGGGGTTGTTGCTCAACATGGCGGTCAACCTGTCTGCTATTCAGCTCAAATCCCCCGGTCTGGTTGAGCGGGTCGCGGCCATTATCGATGAAACCGGTATACAGCCGGAACATCTGGAACTTGAGCTGACCGAGAGCGCCCTGGTCAACAATCCCGATGAGGTCGTGCAACTGCTGGAGCGGTTGCGTACCCTGGGGTGCAGCATCTCCATCGACGACTTCGGCACCGGCTATTCCTCGCTCAGCTACCTCAAGTCCTTCCCGGTAACCATCCTCAAGATTGATCGTTCCTTTGTGCGCGATCTGGCCCATAACTCGGGCGATCGGGCCATTGCCCGGTCGGTGGTAGATCTGGCGAATAACCTTGACATGAAGACCGTGGCGGAAGGGGTTGAATCAGAGGAACAGCTGACGATCCTGCAGCAGATCGGCTGTACCTATATTCAAGGCTTTATCTACTCCCGGCCGGTACAGGCTGATCAGGTTTCAGCAGTGGTGCGGAGATTAGGCGGGGCAGCGTAG
- a CDS encoding type 1 glutamine amidotransferase produces MLHIIQNDPDVPPGNLAENLETLEIAFRLHHLYRGEALPSPAEMTALIVLGGAMGANDDARYPFLTPLKALIAEVVHAGIPYLGICLGGQLLAAALGTPVISCRWEELGTLQVIQTDKGEADPLLHGIPSPFSTFQWHHDSFDLPAGVTLLASSPACPHQAFRVSSNAWGLQFHPEVTEQIIRAWAAWDPATACRTDALVADFQAVQSTYQNTARRLLQNFLQTAGLLRCPA; encoded by the coding sequence ATGCTGCATATCATCCAAAATGACCCGGACGTCCCCCCCGGCAACCTTGCCGAAAACCTGGAGACCCTGGAAATAGCGTTCCGGCTCCATCATCTCTACCGTGGTGAGGCGCTGCCCAGCCCGGCTGAGATGACCGCCTTGATCGTGCTGGGCGGGGCGATGGGGGCCAATGATGATGCCCGCTACCCGTTTCTGACACCGCTCAAGGCGTTGATCGCCGAGGTGGTCCACGCCGGGATTCCTTATCTGGGGATCTGCCTGGGAGGGCAGCTGTTGGCTGCAGCATTGGGGACACCGGTGATTTCCTGCCGTTGGGAGGAGCTGGGTACCCTGCAGGTAATCCAGACAGACAAAGGGGAGGCAGACCCGCTCTTGCACGGCATCCCCTCCCCCTTCAGCACCTTCCAGTGGCACCACGACAGTTTTGACCTGCCCGCTGGGGTCACACTGCTGGCGTCATCGCCCGCCTGTCCCCATCAGGCCTTTCGAGTCAGCAGCAACGCCTGGGGTTTACAGTTCCACCCCGAGGTAACCGAGCAGATCATTCGTGCCTGGGCTGCCTGGGATCCGGCCACTGCCTGCCGGACAGATGCACTGGTGGCAGACTTTCAGGCTGTGCAAAGCACGTATCAAAACACTGCCAGACGGCTGCTGCAGAACTTCCTGCAAACGGCAGGGCTACTACGCTGCCCCGCCTAA
- a CDS encoding polysaccharide deacetylase family protein, with product MTKLALFSIALMLLISTLSQAGPAESMQQLTDRVTAGFKTAQPAQWAENVPGVRTRLITTDKVLALTLDACGSPKGKGVDQKLIDFLAEQQIPATLFINARWIDANPELFKQLAANPLFEIANHGMWHKPASINGRSIYGIDGTKNASELVQEIELNARKIEKLTARRTRYYRSGTAYYDEFAVQIAQLLGHEVIGFSVLGDAGASYSAAQVKTALLSAKPGDIIIAHMNHPEAGTGAGIIAAMPELKKRGFTFVKLSDYPMK from the coding sequence ATGACCAAACTCGCCCTGTTCAGTATTGCGCTGATGCTTCTGATTTCCACTCTGAGCCAGGCAGGACCGGCAGAATCAATGCAACAGTTGACCGACCGTGTTACCGCCGGATTCAAGACCGCCCAGCCGGCCCAATGGGCTGAAAATGTCCCCGGTGTACGCACCCGGCTTATCACGACCGACAAGGTACTGGCCCTGACCCTGGATGCCTGCGGTTCTCCCAAGGGAAAGGGCGTTGATCAAAAACTGATTGATTTTCTGGCAGAGCAGCAGATCCCTGCCACCCTGTTCATCAATGCCCGCTGGATTGATGCCAACCCGGAGCTGTTCAAACAGCTGGCAGCCAACCCGCTGTTTGAGATAGCCAACCACGGGATGTGGCATAAACCGGCCTCAATCAACGGCCGCTCGATCTATGGCATTGACGGCACAAAGAATGCATCCGAACTGGTGCAAGAGATTGAGCTGAATGCCCGCAAGATTGAGAAGCTTACCGCCAGGCGGACCAGGTACTATCGCTCCGGCACCGCCTACTACGACGAGTTTGCCGTACAGATTGCACAGCTGCTCGGGCATGAGGTCATTGGTTTTTCTGTGCTGGGCGATGCAGGCGCCAGCTACAGTGCAGCCCAGGTCAAGACCGCCCTGCTGTCAGCAAAACCCGGTGACATCATCATTGCCCACATGAACCACCCGGAGGCCGGTACCGGTGCAGGTATCATCGCTGCCATGCCGGAGCTGAAAAAGCGTGGTTTCACGTTTGTCAAACTATCGGACTACCCGATGAAGTAG